From Hypanus sabinus isolate sHypSab1 chromosome 23, sHypSab1.hap1, whole genome shotgun sequence, a single genomic window includes:
- the LOC132380239 gene encoding uncharacterized protein LOC132380239, with the protein MVGIWKAYSHRNMGNWRSGIWNVNSHGNIGNWRSGIWNLIAQGNMRNCRSGIWKVYSFRNMGNWRSGIWKVHSHWNIGNLRSSIWKEISHGTMGNCRSGVWKVYSHGNMGNWMSGIWKIYSHGNMGNWRSRFWQVYSHRNMGNCWSGIWIEYSHRNMGNCWSGIWIQYSLGIMRIWMSGISKVHSHGDMGNWKSGIWKVHSYGNMGNWRSGIWKVYSHGNVGNWRSGIWKVYSHWNMGNRRSGIWKVYSYREYTELAVWYLECVFTQKFGELEVWDLESELTREYRELEVWYLESVFSWEYGELEV; encoded by the exons ATGGTTGGCATTTGGAAAGCTTattcacacagaaatatggggaattggaggtctgggatttggaatgtgaattcacacgggaatatcgggaactggaggtctggtatttggaatctGATTGCACAGGGGAATATGAGGAATtgtaggtctggtatttggaaagtgtattcattccggaatatggggaattggaggtctggtatttggaaagtgcatTCACACTGGAATATCGGGAATTTGAGGTCTAGTATTTGGAAAGAGATTTCACATGGAACTATGGGGAATTGCAGGTCTGgtgtttggaaagtgtattctcacgggaatatgggaaattggatgtctggtatttggaaaatatactcacacgggaatatggggaattggagatctcgtttttggcaagtgtattcacacagaaatatggggaattgctggtctggtatttggatagagtattcacacaggaatatggggaattgctgGTCTGGTATTTGGATACAGTATTCACTCGGCATTATGCGGATTTGGATGTCTGGTATTTCGAAAGTGCATTCACATggagatatggggaattggaagTCTGGCATTTGGAAAGTGCATTCatacgggaatatgggaaattggaggtctggtatttggaaagtgtactcacacgggaatgtggggaattggagatctggtatttggaaagtatactcacactggaatatggggaatcggagatctggtatttggaaagtgtattcatacaGGGAATATACGGAACtggctgtctggtatttggaatgtgtattcacacagaaatttggggaattggaggtctgggatttggaaagtgaattgacaCGGGAATATCGGGaactggag gtctggtatttggaaagtgtattctcatgggaatatggggaattggaggtctag